The Trypanosoma brucei brucei TREU927 chromosome 2, complete sequence genome has a window encoding:
- a CDS encoding cyclophilin type peptidyl-prolyl cis-trans isomerase precursor, putative (similar to GB:CAA73904 cyclophilin [Leishmania major]), with amino-acid sequence MHFQCLCTGVATRRVYLLVFMSILALESGANCCARLTATPPPPKKSTYICAFVAPSFKSSGQRTTHKFTAVELVPAAHMLSRTFFAAQRKIPFYPVNPSNPLVYFDISIGSQKAGRVEMELFKDVVPKTAENFRALCTGEKGLGRSGKALSYKGSKFHRVIPQFMCQGGDFTSGNGTGGESIYGLKFPDESFAGRAGKHFGPGTLSMANAGRNTNGSQFFICTAATPWLDGKHVVFGQVTKGYEVIEKVETNGSQSGATRQPITIMDCGQIEQG; translated from the coding sequence ATGCATTTCCAGTGTTTGTGCACCGGCGTTGCCACGCGAAGGGTTTACCTTCTCGTGTTTATGTCAATACTTGCGTTGGAATCGGGTGCTAACTGTTGTGCGAGACTAACtgccacccccccccccccaaagaaAAGTACATATATTTGCGCTTTCGTTGCTCCTTCATTCAAGTCATCCGGTCAAAGGACAACCCATAAGTTCACTGCTGTAGAATTAGTTCCTGCCGCACACATGTTGTCGCGCACCTTTTTTGCAGCTCAGAGGAAGATACCGTTCTATCCTGTCAATCCAAGCAACCCACTTGTGTATTTTGATATTTCCATTGGCTCCCAGAAGGCTGGAAGGGTAGAAATGGAGCTCTTCAAGGATGTGGTACCGAAAACGGCGGAGAATTTCCGTGCATTATGTACAGGTGAAAAGGGCCTGGGACGATCTGGCAAGGCATTGTCGTACAAGGGAAGCAAGTTCCATCGCGTCATCCCTCAGTTCATGTGTCAGGGAGGAGACTTCACGAGCGGTAACGGTACGGGTGGAGAGTCAATATACGGATTGAAATTTCCCGATGAGTCCTTCGCGGGCCGCGCTGGGAAGCACTTTGGTCCCGGGACGCTCTCCATGGCAAATGCAGGCCGCAACACAAATGGATCGCAATTCTTCATCTGCACAGCTGCAACTCCCTGGTTGGATGGGAAACATGTTGTTTTTGGACAAGTAACGAAGGGATACGAAGTCATTGAGAAGGTTGAAACCAACGGCAGCCAGTCAGGTGCCACACGTCAGCCCATCACCATCATGGATTGTGGCCAAATTGAACAGGGATAA